In the genome of Catharus ustulatus isolate bCatUst1 chromosome 1, bCatUst1.pri.v2, whole genome shotgun sequence, the window CATATCTAGAGCAAAAGGGGAAAGACTCTCAAAATCTCCCTAAAACTGCaagggggacagagggaagaaCATTTGCACACTTCTATGGAAAGTTAAACTTACAAGCAGTAAATCTCTGTGTTTGCACCCAGTGCTGTAACCTGGAGGATATGCTGTAGTTACAAGGCATAGATCAGAGTAAAGATGGGCATATCATACTgtccaggattttttcctcaaTCTTTGTAAAGTATAAGGGGATCATCCTGTGTAGGTGCAATATAAGGGTTTTAGAAATCTTCAGTTTAAAACCCttaataaaaggggaaaaaacctgcaAAGAGCAATTGTAATACCCAGTATTGCTCTGAAACTGTACTGCAATAGTAAGCACTCTAGTGcgtatataaatatatatatatattcctttCAAGGACAGAAAGAGATCTTCATATTGAACTTTCAGATGTAAAAAGTTAGATTCAGGAGTAAATAAAGCCAAAAccaatatattttatattacagtaatttcacgactataaggcgcacccttttgactaaaattttccctggaacccggaagtgcgccttatagtccggtgcgccttatctgatctacaaagttcaaaaaaattgcctacctGGAAGagcgagctgcgagccacggggggagccggcagggccatggctgccaggtggaggtggggcggagcaggggcgggcacgccccggccctgtggaggcggagccgcccctccagaggcacgccccggccctgtggaggcggagccgcccctacacaggcacgccccagccccgtgcaggcggagccgtccctccagaggcacaccccggccccgtgcaggcggcatggcccctctagaagcacccaccggcctcgtggaggcagagccgcccctccacaggcaccccccagccccgtggaggcggagccgcccctccacaggcaccccccggccccgtggaggtggagccgcccctccacaggcacccaccagccccgtggaggcggagccgcccctccacaggcacccaccagccccgtggaggcggagccgcccctccacaggcacccaccggccccgtgcaggcagcacggaggggcggcggccatagcccggccccggagaggcagcgcggaggggcggcggccatagcccggccccggagaggcagcacggaggggtggcggccatagcccggccccgtgcaggcagcacggaggggcggtggccatagcccggccccggagaggcagcgcggaggggcggcggccatagcccggccccggagaggcagcgcggaggggtggcggccatagcccggccccggagaggcagcacggaggggcggcggccatgccccggccccgctggatgcaggcgggcctggggccccgtggcaccgcccctgccaggtacaggcgggcccgggggccaatgactgccgggttgaggcggggcctcgaccagcaaccgcgcggagggagctgggggcggagcctcgctgcaaaaaaaaagtgcgccctatagtccagtgcgccttatctgatctacaaagttgcgaattttgccaactcccggcgggtgcgccttatagtccagtgcgccttatggttgtgaaattactgtactttatttctTGAATGTAAGAATTACTTTAAGCGTTTTGTGTGTGTACCAAGGGAGTGAAAATCACGCCAAGCACAGAGTCCTTGTGCCATGTCTTGCTCCACCACAGGTTAACTTTGACCTGCAGCCAGTTGGTGAGCATTACACAAATAATGGCTGTAACATCTGGGCTGCCTTATCAATTTAGGCCATAGGTATTGTTTAAAATCAACTTGAGTTTTGCACTCACCCACATAAAACACGCCTGCATAGAAGGCCCCAAGCATTGAATACAactcatttttctgaaataattttttgtgcACTGGGAAAATTTAACAGTAAAACCAGCTCAAACGATCCACCCACCCACTTCAGATACACAAGGGTGGGGTTGTTGCAGAAGAGCTTACACCCGTATCTCCAGTGACATTTTGCTTTGGCTGTTCAGCTTGGCATGGACAGCACATCTTTAGCCGTGACTCACAATTTTAACCACCACTACCAGTGACAGGCGCTCTAGTGAAAACTGGGCCTTATTACTTGGACAGACACGAGACCAGCCCCCAAACCAAGCTCCTGCATCGGCTCCCTGAAGGAGTCAAAGCACAGAtaggagcagggagagagccGGACGGACCGCACCCACCCACCCGAGCAGCACGGCTGCGAGCTGCCACCCCCGCTCGCCATGTCCGGTCCTGTCCCGCCCTCTCGGGTTCCGTCCCGTCCTGTCCCGTCCCGTCCCCCTTGTCCCGCCTGGTTCCACCCCCGGCCCCCGGCGCCCTCAGCGCGGCGCGCGCACGTACCGGCGGGGGCGGGCCGCTGCCGCAGGTGCCGCGCGCGCGCACGCGCAGTCCAACGGCCCGGCGCGCCCCCGCTCCTCCCCCGCCGCGCGCACCGGCAGCAGCTGCGCCTGCGCGGCCGTTCCTGGCGCTGGGGCGGGTGGCTGCGCAGGGCCCGCCCCTCATGGCGCCGTTCCCCTGACGGGTTTCCCCGGTAACTGACAACAGCCGCCGGTCCCGCCCGAGCCCCTCGGCCCGGCGGCGCTGCCTCTGACCGAGCCCCCAGCGAGGCGACTACCCCGTGTCCAGAGTCCCACAAGCAGGCGGGCgcttcccctgtgccagggctccgCGGCGGGAGCATGGCCACGCAGAGCGCCCCGGAGGGCGCCTGTGggcccccgccccggccggcGCAGCCCGGCAAACCTGCCAGGTATGTCGGTGTGACGGAGACACTTGCAGGCAGGTTCTGGCAAGGCAATGCATCTCACGGGTAACCCCAAACTAGTTTTTGCATCGCTACTCCTCCTCCTAACGAGTCACTAACATCAGGAAGGTCCTGGagctgtccagagaagggcagcgAACCTGGTgaaaggtctggagcacaaatccgatgaggagcagctgagggagctgggggagttTATCCAGGAGAAGGCGCAGGGGTTCCCTCATCgctctctacagctgcctgaaaggagggtgcagccaggttGGGGTTGGTCTTTTTTCCTAGGCAGTTAGCGACCGTGGCATCAGCTGcaccagggcaggtttagattgaaCATTAGGAAAAGATTCTTGACAAGAAAGGGTGATTAGGTACTGGGGtgggctgcccaggaaggtggtggagtccctgtccctggagatGTTTAAGGAAAtagtggatgtggcactcaaTGTCAGTTGTCAAGCTGGTGTTGGACTTGATAattcagaggtcttttccaatctaattGTTTCTGTGATTTGCGGGTTTACAGTCTGCTCCAAGAAGTGATGATTAAGTTTGGTGTCTTGAGTGACATCTTGTTAGTTTATAAGTTACGAAGCACTCCTCCTGTGCACAGGAATTACATGACATCTTTGTTATTTGCACTGAGAACAACTCAGCAGCTGAGAAGGTGGGCTTTCCAGTTTccatattttctgtgtttcaggtGTGTCCTCTGACataatttgttttgcttcccTTGCCtcaaaaatacaagaaaaggCCTTTTGCCAAGAGTTATGCAGACATGTTGTTTTTTCCAAGTCCCTATTTATATAAAAGACTGTTACATCTTTAGTGAAACTCAATAGCATTAAAACAGGTAGATGTATCAGTGACACTCATTAGAACAAAGATAGTTATCCTGTTTCAGGTAAAAGGATTCCTAGTTCTGAGTCTTATGTAaaagtagattttaaaattttgtttgttttcattgtgaACAGATATAGTTTTGCACAGAGTTTGAAGACAGAGGAAGGTGAAAGGACAATATGGCAAAGCATGCACACTAAATCCATTCCTGACTTAATACCATTCAGAGATTTGGATACTTCATGACCATTAGGTTCAGTTAAGGCAACAGATTCCTTGGCTTAGATATAATCTGACTAAATCCCCTTCTGATCTCACTGACTTCTGTTGTCACCACACTTACTGCTTAGGTTCACAATGTGACAAATACTCAGCTGGTAACAGGACTATTGAACCTGGTTAATAGTGTGATTTGACCAGTTTTAACTAATGCATACAAAATCTACTTTGttgtatggggttttttttccaaatgaaatcaTATATTTCACTCTCAACTGACTGATACTGCTCATGAAGCCACAGCAAACATCCTCATTTTCCCCAACTTTGATATCCCTAGATGATTCCTAAGGAATAGGTGTCATCTTCTTCTGTCTTCTTACAGAtgtattgtctttttttcccttgctaaATGATGAACAGATTAGATTTTGATGTCCCCCATAACCATGTTTTCTTCCTGGCAACCCTCTTTAACCCTGTGATATTGAGCCACTTTCTTGGTCTGGAAAGTCACTGAAGAGATAACAGATCCCCCATCTCTTTGTCCAAAGCAATCTCTGTAGCTGTCTACAAGTGATATTTTTACCTTATGCCAGTATGTTAGAAACTCAGTGTCTTCTCATTCATTTTCTCATTCCAAGACTGTGAACCTCACTAGGTCAAAATTTGCATGAAGTTAATGCCTTTCCCTCCCATGTGCTCATGGTGCCACTTCTAGGAAATGGTGAGGAATGTTGTTACTTATCAGATTGGTGGGTTTGTGCAATGTCTATAGTGGTTTGTCAtgaatttaacagaaaaaaataaaacctcattCCTTATAATTAGAAGTATTTCAGGAAGTATATATAATCTTATGCAGATAATCCTCTCTCAGATTTTGGAGACTAAATCtgcaaaagacaaaataattccACAATTTTACTGAGGTCCTCTGACATGTTCTAATGTTATGATTAAGTACAAATACGTTTACTGGACATTTGCAGCTCATGGACAAGAGCTTTTATCAGTGTTGCTACTGTGATACACATTCAGTGGCCCAGGATTACATGGTTTCTTTCTTCctatttcagtatttccataGCATGGGTTGCACTATATGTAatcatttttgttcttttttattcttactTGAAAACATGGCATAGGTTTTTTTCATAAACATGTTTTTTCCATAAAAGAGGCacagatttttcaaaagcttttgtCTACCATAAGTTAATATGACATGTTTCCTAAGGATGGATTTATACAATTATAAGGTTATAAAAGTACAGTGAGGGAGCCTTTGCTTCAGGAGCAGGCAGTTCTGCTTCCTCAGGCAAACATGTGTGACAGCTCAGTCCTTCAGAGAGAGGCAAGATGTTGCCAATCAGCTAATGATCGGCATTTGGCTTCTTTTGGAGAGTTTGATTAAAGCAGAGGTTACCATGCCATATGCAACAATAGACCAAAACAGCAGTGTGTGCATACCATGCTCATACAGCTTTTCATGTCTGAGCCCTTACTGATTTTCACATCAGCTGTTTCAGTGCCAAAGCCACCACCGATTACCACACATCCTACCTGTGTAATATAAAGAATCTGCAGTGTGCTGTGCTATTTCAGAGCAGTCACCCATCTCATCTGTCATAAAGTCTGTAACAGATGGTTCAACTGGAACATTGAGACAGTGATACAGTGGACAGTAATGAGTAAAACTGATGATCAAGGACATCCTGTACAATTCTTGCCTACATTTGGCATCTTTTCTCGAGCATAAATcatatagaatcatagaatatgctgagttagAAACGAGccatcaggatcattgagtccagcccctggccctgcacaggacactcTAAGAATCACATGTACCATAAGGAATTAATGCAAGCAATACTCAAgtttatttccaaaatttagGTTTTGTTGGATTTCAGAATGTCTGTGTTCAGCATAGATACTTGGTATTTATTTCCCCAATTGTGATAGTCCAGACATCAGAGACacaagaaggaagaagcaaGCTAACTTCAGAACCAGAAGACTCATTTGTCAGTGCACTACCAGGTTTAGCCTTAGCATGGAGCCTGTGTGAATGATGATCTTTTTTTGGGAGAGagtacaaaacaaaacagatcaGGCTTTTGCCATGAACTACTGCAAAAAGATATATTCTTTGAAGAactattttgattatttttctgacCCTTCTTTGTGGCTATTTTTTAACCTCTAAGGTATATATCCAAATATAGTGAACATGTGAGACgtgaagcagagaaaaataaatctcagtgGAAAACTATGGGGCCAGCAAAAGTTGCAGTGCCATCTCCAAAtgattttctgcagaaacaTTCCAAGGAGCCCAAGCTAGCACCAAGTAAGTGTAGACAGAAAATATGCAATGTAACATATTTTTTACAGTTGAGAGTTTAGTCTTTGCATCCTACAGTACTAAGTTATGGCCAGCTATCAGGTTGTGAAAACAAAGTACTGGTTTGTGGGGTCAGTATCAGGAAAGCAGCTGTTGTAGGAATGAGCTTTGTCACTTGTGACATTACACTTATTTACTGCCAAAGAGCATGAACTCAGACAACTTGGatcaaataattatttctggTAATGAATTAGAGTTATGTTTAGTGTGAAATATGATGGGAAATAATTGTTCTTAATCGTTCACTGTAAGTGAGACTACTCTGGGTACTACTGAATTTCTCTTGGTGCCTTGGAAAAAAGTGCCTTGCTAAAATGGAAGAGTTTCTATATTCTCTGGATAAAGGATTGTGAGAGGTTGTTTACAAGGATTAGggagcagcaagagcagggcTCCTCCTTAAGGAGAGTCAGACATTGAGGGCAACCACAATGCAGGCTGGGCAAAGATCTCACGTAGAGAGTGCAGTGCCACCATGTCAGGctggccagcagagcagggtggtgAGGGAAGTCTGTCCTGTCAGTGTCCCACTGACCACCGGGCAAAATCAGGTTACAGGCCAGGTCCTTCCACTGATTCTACGTTGCTGTtcaggagcaggactggggcagACATGGCTGATCTAGGCATTGATAGGTGAAATGGGTCACCCTGAGCCCAAGGGAGTGGGGTGGATAACCCAGGTGAGACTGGACAGGACCATTATTGCCCAAGGGCTCTGATAACGAGCTCCTCTACTAAAAATAGTTAtaattgcatttgaaaaaatgtCTGTACTAATGCAGTTAAGAGGAAATGAATGACATATAAGAGAAATCCATCTGAAACAACATAACATTTCCTAGGTTATGCAACTTCTGTTAGGCAAACAAACATATATCACAGTTCATTGACAGGCAGTTCTTTCATTGTAGATACTGTTGGGTTCTGTTTTTATATAATTCTTTACatagtttttcatttttgaaaagtgTAATAATATGAAATTGCAAATCTCTTCCAATTTACTGCTGAGAATGTTTACATTCATTCtctattcacagaaaaaaaagaacaggaggGTGAAAAATTGCTTCCATTATCAGTGCCAGGGAGGACATACCACCCAGTTACTCgcattaaaaagaattttatatataaaaatgcagTTGCTGTTATCAAAGGGGAGCCCAAAAAGCCTCGACATTTTTGTGTTGATACAAGACAGGGAGATAAATATCTCCTTGAACCTTCAGGActttttccaaaatacattagaaaaaaggtatgttttattaaattatattggaaatattatttttaatgcctATTTTAGGTTCACTGTTGCATAGATACCGTGGCTATTTGTGTTAGACCTCTTGAATTCATCAAGAAGAAATCACTGGCACTAGATTTGTGACCTGcctttgctgttttcatttgcttaTGATGTCAGCCAAAAAATTTTACAGAATGATTGTTCTAAAGCAATGGCATATGTCTTGCATTGGGAACCCAGGGAGTGTCTAATGGGGACACATGGAATTCTGTGATAAATGAATGCTTGCTGCTTAGAAAAGACAggcagggaagaagagaagTTGCCCTTCAAATGAAGGAGCTTTTCAAATATATGGAGTTCTATGAAATTGGCAACAGGCTGGTTGAGCCTGTGAGTCAGGATCAGAGGAAAGTCCAGCGACTGTGAAAAGTGTGTTTGTTATGGAGCACCAAAAAGGTGAGGAACTGGATGAAAATCTCTTTAAGCAGCTGGAGGAAATCTTCAGATCATGATGCAGCTTCTTAAGGAAGACTTCACTCTCCTTGGTAGCTGCTGGAAGGATAACACAATGGGATGAGAGCAATCCAAAAAGTTTCCTGAAGCATGTCAGCAACAGTTTTGTTCACAGATGGTGGATGAGCAACCAGTGGTCATGCTCTTCTGGTTCTGCTACTTACAAAGGAGGAAGAATTGCTCAGGGGTGTGATAATCAGTTGTAGTCTGGGTGGCACAGACCATGTAGCAGCTCCAGATCCCTTCCTGTTCAGAGAGCCAGGTGGTAGCCTACTGACTGCTCAGGAGAGCAAACAGCACCTTATTGAGGGTATCTGGTAAGTAGGACCCCATGTGAGACAGCTCTGGAAAGCTATGAAAGAGCTTGGGGGAGCTGACATGCTTTTAACCTCCTCCTCTGTGCACAAGGACAGTGCATCCCCTACCCAGGATGTACCTCAGAGCACTAAGAGATGTCGTAAGACATAACTCATGATAGAGAAGATGCCAAAAAGAACCTGAAGCCCTTCCAGTACTATTCTATGACTAAACTTGTATATAGACAATGCTAGTCATGGTGCTACCTGACACTAAAAGCTTAGTGAATAATTTTGCATGTAGTAGAAAGAAAGTAGACTGTGATATCTTCTGGCTAGAGGAGCTTCATTTTACAAAGGTTAAGGCAAAATAGATGTGTTTCCCCAAGAATGTCTGGGATattctgaagttatttttttcctcacagaaacGCATCAGTATGGGATATTAACTAGTCCAATTTTCATGTATATATATGTTGCAATGTTCAGCAAAATTCAGGATACAGGAGGACCTTTCAAAGAAATTCTCTCAGGAATGTTTCCAATCATAGAATCTGACACCgtataaaaatgtgaaataattcaCTGTTATGAACTGGTTTCAAACTCCTTGCTC includes:
- the ENKUR gene encoding enkurin, translated to MATQSAPEGACGPPPRPAQPGKPARYISKYSEHVRREAEKNKSQWKTMGPAKVAVPSPNDFLQKHSKEPKLAPKKKEQEGEKLLPLSVPGRTYHPVTRIKKNFIYKNAVAVIKGEPKKPRHFCVDTRQGDKYLLEPSGLFPKYIRKKNYGVIPKYVTRRNEEMKREEEEYQASVLEQLKKKALKTLSEEERTNILKALKKNWEEINRAFQTLPILTDTRYKKMHKEELELKLKQLEHDIAAIEKHKTIYIANV